GATTGGCGTATCGAGAGGATGCAAACCCGCTTTAAGTATAAACAATCTGCTCAGCCTGTAACCGAAACTGCATTAACTTACAAAGACGGAACGCCTAGGGATGTTATTAAACAAGGAAATGTAGGTACAAAATTTGCTGAAGGTACACCTTCAGACAAATATCTGTATGATAAGATTGTTTTTGACTCACCTCTTGAAAAAGCTAATATCATGACTGATATTGATGAGGTTGTAGTCTACGGAAAAATCCCAAAATCAAGCGTTGCTATTCCTACGATAGTCGGCGAAAACTATAGCCCTGACTTTATGTATGTTGTTAAGCATAAAGACGGAACAAAGGAATTGAACATTATTGTGGAAACAAAGCTGGTAGAAAATAAGTCTACACTTCGTGGTATTGAAGATGCTAAGATAAAATGTGCTGAGGCTTTCTTCAAGCAACTTACTATCGATGGATACACTGTTTCGTTCCATACACAGTTAAGCAATAAAAAAGTTAAGCAGATTATAGAAGATGTAATTGCTGGATAGCTAGTAACAATAGTGTTAGTTGTGAATGATTGGAGGTATCTATTTAATGAACAAATATGATATCAAAAAGTTAATTTCACTAAAGCAGGAAGGCAACTATTGGGATTTTAAACGAGAATGGTATTCCCAAGACAAGAAAGCTGATTTACTACATGATATTATTTGTATGGCTAACACTCTTCTGAATAGAGATGCTTATATTATTATTGGTGTTGATGAGGAAAATGATTATTCATTTTCCTCTGTGAAGTCTGATCCAAACAGAAAAACACACAGAAATTGGTTGATTTTTTAAGAGAAAAGCATTTTGCTGGTGGAGTTAGACCTATTGTCAGTGTTAAAAATATCTCCTTCGGCAAAAATGAAATAGATGTAATTGTTATACACAACAGTAATACAACACCATTTTATTTAACTGATCATTATCAGTCTGTAATGGCTAATAATATCTACACACGAGTAATGGATTCAAATACACCAAAGAATAAATCTGCTGATTTATCGCAAATAGAGACACTATGGAAAAAACGTTTCGGATTACTTTCACCGCCATTAGAAAGAATGATGCTTTATTTGAAAAGATCTGACTTGTGGGATTATTCTCCCCACTATTGTTGTACAGAGAAAAGGTATTACAGATTTTCACCTGAATTTACTATAGAGAATAATATAGACGAAAGTAAAAATGGATATCAATATTACTTGTTTAATCAAACCGATATTCACTCTAGATGGTATGATATCAATTTGTATTATTACCAAACAATGCTCGCTTCATTAGAAGGATTATCGCTTAATGGTGGTCGTTATTTTACGCCTTCTCCTAGAACTGACGGTGTATTATTAACACAATATCATCATTGGGATATTGCGTTTAAGTATTTCATTAAAGACTCAATTGAATATATCGTCCATGAGTTTTACTATCATCCAGATGGTGATGATGAGACAATAGCACATGATAGATTTATGGAATGTATCCTTGTGTTTGATACAAATGCTGAAAAAGAAGAGTTTAAAGAATACCTTAAACAAAATTGGAAAAACAAAGAAAACTATAACGACAACATATGGTTGCCTTGCTTTGAAAAGGTAAATGGATACAATATGGATGTAATTCAAGAGGGATATCTAAATTCTCAAATATTCCAGAAAATGTTTATTGAGTTTCGTAATAACAAAGGAGGTTCGTTTCGTGGATGATGAATATTCTATATTGGAGGATTCTGTAAGAAATACTTTTGGAAGTGTTGTATGGTCACACAAAATCCAAGAAAAACAGGCTGATATATATTTTTCACAATATAAATGCATGGAAACTATTAAAATAGCAACTGCATCCCTAACATCGGTTGGGATTGTTTCTTTAATATTTACAGATCAAATGTGGTTGAAAGTGTTATCTGCATTAATATCATTTGTATCAGTTTTCATTAGTGCTTTTTTTAAATCTTTTGATTTACAGACGTTAGTTTCAGCTCATAAAAATTCCGCTCAGAAACTGTTGAAAATTAGGGATGAATTAAAATTGTTATTAATGTTAATTCATCTAAAACAAAAAACAGTAAATGAGTTAGCAGATATGTATCAGGATATTGTAGAAAAGTTAGATGTCCTATATGCTGAAGCGCCACGCACTACTGACAAAGCTGTAAAAAAAGCACGCACTGCATTAAATGTGAATCATGACAATCAATTTACTGATGAGGAAATAAACTGTAATCTTCCTAACTCTCTACATGGGAGGTAAGAAAAATGAGTGATTATATAAAAAAGAGAGGCGAAGTAATAGACCAAGGTATTCGTTCAACTATTTCAAAACGTTATCATACCGTTACGGCCGCCATTAATAAAGAATTTTGGGGTATTTCAAGTGATACGCAAAATAGCTTCTATGTTGGTTCATATGGACGTGGAACTGCAATTGACACAAGTGATATAGATATTTTGGTTGTTTTGCCTGAGAATGTGTATTTAAAACATGATGTGATAAATGGTAATGGACAATCACGTTTATTACAATCAGTTCGTCAAGCGATTATTTCATCATACCCTCGTAGCGAAGTACGTGCAGATGGGCAAGTTGTAAAAATAAACTTTAGTGACGGAATGAAATTTGAAATTCTTCCAGCATTTAAAAAAACAGACTGGTATGGCTCTTGGGATGGTACATACAAATATCCTGATACTAATATGGGTGGTAACTGGCGTTCAACAAATCCAAAGGCTGAACAAGAAGCAATGAAAAACAAAAACTCTAGTAGCAATGGTTTATTACTAGATACTTGTAAACACTTTAGGTTCATAAGAGACACATATTTTAGTAGTTACCATCTGTCAGGAATTGTGATTGATAGTTTTGTCTATCATGCAATGGGTGGATGGAGATGGTCTGATCCAGGAAGTACTTCTTCTTCAGCTAGTGGAACATATGAAAATGTTTTATTAGAATACTTAAATCAAAACTCTATGTGGGGCAACCTCACTCTTACCGCGCCAGGGAGTGAAGAAAACATATCTACAGAGAGTAGTCTAGAATGTTTAAGGAAAGTAGTTAATTACATTACCAAATAAAAAAACGACCACACAGGAGCATTGCAACTCTTGTATGGTCGTTATTTCTTTTGTCACCGCTTGAAGGCGTCACTAAAAATCTGCTTTTCTAAAAATCCCTAAGTGAAGTCCTCTTTCTCGGACCTTCTTTTTTGGAAATGACATCAAGAGGCTAGAACTGAATTTGTCATCAAATTAACATCATTTTCCTGGTCCTTGTCACTGATTTGTAATGAAAACGTACTTTCTTTGTAAGGTTCAAAATGCTATAATGCTCTAAACAATTTTCCTTGCATAAGGAGGTTATTATGAAAAAAGATAGATTGTTAAAGAATCCTTTCTTGGTGCGTCTACTTGGTTTGCTGATGGCATTTTTCTTCCTATCAGCATTCACTGCACCTGAAAAACCAGACTATGGTATCTATGACCCAAATCATTATTTGACAGAGGAAGTAGTTACTCAGATTCGTGATTTGAATGAAGCCAATAGTCAAAAGGCAGAAAAGCTCCAAATAGGTGTCTATATCGTAGACAGTCTGGAAGGAGAAAGCATTGAAACGGTGGCTAATGAAACTGCCAGGGCTTGGAAGATAGGCTATTCAGGAGATAATTTTGGAAGTCTCATTGTAGTAGCCGTTCAAGACCGTAAATCAAGAATTGAAACCAGTAATAACACCGCCATTAGAATAACGGACTATCAAACCAAGCAGATCTTGGCAGCTAGCCGTACAGATTTTAAAACTGGTGACTATGGTAAAGGAATTCTAGCGATTGCCAAAGCCTTGGACAATCAGTTTTATAGAGGAAGTGGAACATTTCCATCTGATGAATCCTCTGAAATCAAACGTTATTCTGATAGCATCAGTGGGAAAAAATCGAGTCGCAATAGTAGCTCGTCTAGTCATCGTAAGAACAGTGACCCTATGGACAATGTGTTCGGATTCGGGATAATCATTTATTTCATTATCGTATTTATAGCTATTATTAGAGGAGGCGGCGGTGGCCGAGGAGGAGGTTCCTCTGACGGAGGATGGTGGTTTAGTGACTCATCCGACTCAGGTTCTTCTTGGTCAGATTCAGGCTCAGACTCTTCTAGTAGCTGGGACGGTGGTGGCTTCGATGGCGGTGGATCATCCGATGATTGGTAATATTCATGTAAAAATTAAGGAAATAAGTAGGTTTAGATATGAAAAATAAAGGAATTATTTATGTGTTGAGCATTTTGCTGGCTATTATCTTGCTTGGCGGTTGCTCAGTAGTAGGCACTTATAACGGACTTGTCTCTGAACAAACCAAGGTCGAACAAGCTCAAGCTGATGTAGCGACAGCTCTTCAACGTCGTTCTGACTTGATTGGAAATTTGGTAGAGTCTGTAAAAGGCCAGATGAACCATGAGACAGAGGTTTTCACCAAGATTGCGGAAGCTCGTGCTAAAATTGGGAATGGCTCCGTGACTTCAAAAGAAAATCAAGAGGCTCAAGGAGAGTTGAGTTCCGCTATTTCACGATTGATCTCGCTAACAGAAAATTATCCAGAACTCAAGAGCAATCAAAATGTGGAACAACTCATGACGGAACTGGCTGGAAGTGAAAATCGTATCTTTGTAGCCCGCAAGGATTACAACAAAGTGGCAACGGAATATAATCAAAAATTAAGAAGCTTTCCAACAGTTCTTTTCGCTAACATGATGAACTTTAAAGAGGCAGAAACCTTTAAAGAAAGCGAAGAAGCTAAGACAGCTCCAAAGGTTGACTTTAGTACTTCTACAACCAAAGAGTAGGCTTGAAATTTCTAAAAGAAAATCAATGATTAGCAATAGTTTGAACATTTACAAAAAAAGGCTCTAAATGAGCCTTTTTTGACTTGTATAAACACGGATTCTTTCTTGAAAAAGCTAGGCAAATATGCTACAATAAAAAGAACATTCTAAAATATTCAGAATTTAAAGTAAGGAAAAAAATGGCAAATTTATTAAAAACAATCATCGAAAATGATAAAGGGGAACTCCGCCGCTTAGAAAAGATGGCTGATAAAGTCCTCAAATACGAAGATGAAATGGCTGCTTTGACAGATGAGCAGTTGCAAGCTAAGACAGAAGAATTTAAGCAACGTTATCAAAATGGTGAAACGCTTGATCAACTCTTGTACGAAGCCTTTGCGGTTGTACGTGAGGGAGCTAAGCGTGTTCTTGGACTTTTCCCATACAAGGTTCAGGTTATGGGTGGTATCGTTCTTCACCACGGTGACGTTCCAGAAATGCGTACAGGTGAAGGGAAAACCTTGACAGCGACAATGCCGGTATACCTTAATGCCCTTTCAGGGAAAGGTGTCCACGTAGTTACCGTCAACGAATACCTTACAGAGCGTGACGCGACTGAAATGGGTGAGTTGTACTCATGGCTTGGTTTGTCAGTAGGAATTAACTTGGCTGCAAAATCTCCAATGGAGAAAAAAGAAGCTTATCTCTGTGATATTACTTACTCAACGAACTCAGAAATTGGTTTCGACTATCTTCGTGACAACATGGTTGTTCGTGCAGAGAACATGGTTCAACGTCCGCTCAACTATGCCTTGGTCGATGAGGTTGACTCTATCTTGATCGACGAAGCTCGTACACCATTGATCGTTTCAGGAGCTAATGCAGTTGAAACAAGCCAACTTTACCATATGGCTGACCACTTTGTGAAGTCTTTGGATAAAGATGACTATATCATTGATATTCAGTCTAAGACAATCGGTTTGTCTGATTCAGGTATTGACAAGGCTGAAAGCTTCTTCAAACTAGAAAATCTTTATGATATCGAAAATGTGGCTTTGACTCACTTTATCGACAACGCCCTTCGTGCCAACTACATCATGATTCTTGATATCGACTATGTGGTTAGCGAAGAGCAAGAAATCTTGATTGTCGATCAATTTACTGGTCGTACAATGGAAGGCCGTCGTTACTCTGATGGTTTGCACCAAGCGATTGAAGCTAAAGAAGGTGTCCCAATCCAAGATGAAACTAAGACATCAGCATCGATCACCTACCAAAACCTTTTCCGTATGTATAAAAAATTGGCAGGTATGACAGGTACTGGTAAAACAGAAGAAGAAGAATTCCGCGAAATCTACAACATTCGTGTTATTCCAATTCCTACTAACCGTCCGATCCAACGTATCGACCATTCAGACCTTCTTTACGCTAGTCTCGATGCAAAATTCAAGGCTGTAGTAGAAGATGTTAAGGCGCGTTACCAAAAAGGTCAGCCTGTCTTGGTAGGTACTGTTGCCGTTGAAACCAGTGATTTTCTTTCTAAGAAATTGGTTGAAGTAGGCGTACCTCACGAAGTATTGAATGCTAAAAACCACTACAGAGAAGCACAAATCATCATGAATGCTGGTCAACGTGGTGCGATCACTATCGCAACCAACATGGCCGGTCGTGGTACCGATATTAAGCTTGGTGAAGGTGTTCGTGAACTTGGTGGTCTTTGTGTCATCGGTACAGAACGTCATGAGAGCCGTCGTATCGATAACCAGCTTCGTGGACGTTCAGGTCGTCAAGGTGACCCAGGTGAGTCACAGTTCTACCTGTCACTCGAAGATGATTTGATGAAGCGTTTCGGTTCAGAACGTTTGAAAGGTGTCTTTGAACGTCTTAATATGTCTGACGAAGCAATCGAATCTCGTATGTTGACACGTCAGGTCGAAGCAGCGCAAAAACGTGTTGAAGGAAATAACTACGATACTCGTAAACAAGTCCTTCAATATGACGATGTTATGCGTGAACAACGTGAGATCATCTACGCACAACGCTATGATGTTATCACTGCAGAACGTGACTTGGCTCCTGAAATTCACGCCATGATTCGCCGTACGATTGGACGAATTGTCGATGGGCATGCTCGTTCTAAACAAGATGAAAAGCTTGAAGCAATCTTGAACTTTGCCAAGTACAATTTGCTTCCAGAAGATTCAATTTCACTTTCAGACCTAGAAAGTTTGTCAGACCAAGCTATTAAGGATGAACTATACCAACGTGCATTGAAAGTCTACGATAGCCAAGTTGCTAAACTTCGTGATGAAGAAGCTGTGAAAGAATTCCAGAAAGTCTTGATTCTACGTGTTGTAGATAACAAGTGGACTGACCATATCGATGCCCTTGATCAGTTGAGAAATGCAGTTGGTCTTCGTGGTTATGCCCAAAACAACCCTGTCGTGGAATATCAAGCGGAAGGCTTCCGTATGTTTAATGATATGATTGGTTCGATTGAGTTTGATGTGACTCGCTTGATGATGAAAGCACAAATTCATGAACAAGAACGACCACAAACTGAGCATCATATCAGTACGACAGCAACTCGAAATATTGCTGCGCAACAGAAAGATCTTCCAGCTGATTTGGACCTCAGTCAAGTAAAACGTAATGACTTATGCCCATGTGGATCTGGTAAGAAATTTAAAAACTGTCACGGTAAACGACGTTAAGAATGACTAATTTTCAGGCGGATGCCTAGTGAAAAGTGAATTTTCGCTTGGCGTCCGTTTGCTTTATAAGGAGATGGATAATGGTATTTTCAGCAAAAAGCCCTAAAATTAATATTGATGAAGTTCGTAGTTTGTCTAAACTAGAAGGACAAGTACTTGCGAACAAACTCCAACGTGATCAAGAGCTTGAAGCAATTATTCGTGGGGAAGACCAACGCATCTTATTAGTGATTGGTCCGTGCTCGTCTGACAATGAAGAAGCAGTTCTTGAGTATGCCAAGCGTTTGGCAAAATTGCAAGAAGAAGTCAAAGATCGCGTCTTTATGGTCATGCGTGTCTATACTGCTAAACCACGTACTAATGGTGATGGATATAAGGGATTGATTCACCAACCAAATGCCAAAGAAGCGCCTAGCCTCATCAATGGGATCAAGGCGGTTCGTCACTTGCACTATCGTGTTATTTCTGAAACAGGAATGACAACAGCAGATGAAATGTTGTACCCAGAGAACCTTCCTTTAGTAGATGATTTGATTTCTTATATGGCAGTTGGGGCTCGTTCAGTTGAAGATCAACAACACCGTTTTGTAGCTAGTGGAGCAGATTTTGCAACAGGTTTTAAAAATCCAACCTCTGGAAATCTCAATGTCATGTTCAACGGTATTTATGCAGCTCAAAACAAGCAAAGTTTCCTTTTCCTAGGGAAAGAAGTCGAAACTACTGGAAATCCTCTATCGCATGCCATTCTCCGTGGAGCTCTTAACGAGTACGGGAAAAACATTCCTAACTACTACTACGATAATTTGATGGATACTATTGCTCAGTATGAAAAGATGGGACTTGAAAATCCATTCATCATTATTGATACCAACCATGATAACTCAGGTAAACAGTATATGGAGCAGATTCGTATCGTTCGCCAGACTTTAATTAACCGTGATTGGAATGAAAAGATTAAAAAATATGTTCGTGGATTCATGATTGAGTCTTATCTAGAAGACGGTCGTCAAAATGAACCTGAGATCTTTGGCAAATCTATCACGGATCCATGCCTAGGATGGGAAAACACGGAAGCTCTTGTTCGCGAAATCTACCAAAGACTAGGAGAATAATATGGCATTTATCGAGAAAGGTCAAGAAATCGATATTGAAGCGATTAAGGCGGAAACACGGCTATCTGCAGAAACCTTGCAACATAAGGAAAATCGTGATCAAGAATTAGCAGATATCCTTTCAGGTAAGGATGATCGTATCCTTTTGGTCATTGGGCCTTGTTCGTCTGATAATGAAGAAGCGGTCCTAGAGTATGCCCGTCGTTTAGCAGACTTGCAGAAAAAAGTGGCCGATAAGATTTTCATGGTTATGCGTGTATATACTGCAAAGCCACGTACCAATGGTGATGGCTATAAGGGGTTAGTTCATCAGCCAGATACTTCTAAAGCGCCAAGTTTGATTAATGGGTTGCAGGCTGTTCGTCAGCTTCATTATCGCGTTATTACAGAAACTGGATTGACCACAGCGGATGAAATGCTCTACCCAGCTAATCTGGTTTTGGTTGATGACTTGGTGAGCTATCATGCGGTAGGTGCGCGTTCAGTAGAAGACCAAGAACATCGTTTTGTAGCTTCGGGAATTGATGCACCAGTGGGAATGAAGAACCCAACATCTGGAAACCTATCTGTGATGTTTAATGCCATCTATGCTGCACAAAACAAACAAACCTTTCTCTTTCACGGCCAAGAAGTTGAAACTTCAGGAAATCCCTTGGCTCACGTAATCTTGCGAGGAGCTATGAATGAATATGGGAAGAATGAACCAAACTTCTACTATGAAGCTCTCTTAAATGCTATCGGGCGTTACGAGTCTATGGGCCTTGAAAATCCATTTATCATGATTGATACCAACCATGATAATTCAGGGAAACAATATATGGAGCAAGTTCGAATTGTTCGTCAAGCTTTGCTCAATCGTGACTGGAATGAAAAAATCAAGAAGACAGTTCGAGGCTTCATGATCGAGTCTTACTTAGCAGATGGGCGCCAAAACCAGCCAGAAATCTTTGGACGTTCCATTACAGACCCGTGTCTAGGATGGGAAAACACAGTAGCCCTGGTAGAAGAAATCTATACTACCTTAACAAAATAAGTGAAAAGGATGGAGTTGGGGGTCTCAACTCCTTTTGAAGAAAATGATAGTTGGACATGGAATCGATATTCAAGAATTAGCTTCCATACAAAATGCAGTTGAAAAAAGAGAGGGCTTTGCGCAGCGTGTCTTGACAGACAAGGAAATGGAGCGCTTTGCCAGTCTTAAAGGTCGTAGACAGGTCGAATATTTGGCTGGTCGTTGGTCAGCTAAAGAGGCTTTTTCAAAGGCTATGGGAACGGGTATTGGAAAGCTAGGCTTTCAGGACTTGGAAGTTTTGAATAATGAGAGAGGGGCTCCCTATTTCAGCAAATCCCCGTTTTCAGGAAAAGTTTGGCTATCGATTAGCCATACAGATCAGTTTGTGACAGCTAGTGTTATTTTGGAGGAAAATCATGAAAACTAGTCCACATAGACCAACCAAGGCTCTCATCGATCTAGGAGCAATCCGCTACAATATCCAACAAATGGGAGCACATATTCCCAAAGAAACTCTCAAATGGGCAGTCGTGAAAGCCAATGCCTATGGACATGGCGCTGTAGCTGTTGCGACTGCTATTCAGGATGATGTAGATGGTTTTTGCGTTTCTAATATCGATGAAGCTATCGAACTTCGTCAGGCAGGGATTTCTAAGAAAATCCTCATTTTAGGAATATCCGAGGTAGAATCAATTCCGCTAGCGCAAGAATTTGATATTACCTTGACAGTAGCAGGATTGGAATGGCTTGAACATGTCCTTGCGACTGAGTCAGAATTATCCGGCTTAACCGTTCACCTTAAGATTGACTCAGGTATGGGACGCATTGGTTTTAGAAGTGCTAGTGAGGCTGAAGAAGCCCAAACTATACTCAAGAAACATGGAGCCAATGTCGAGGGAATCTTTACGCACTTTGCAACAGCAGATGAAGAGTCAGATAGCTACTTTAAGCAACAGTTAGCGTGTTTTCAGGGAATCCTAGATGACTTGCAGGAAGTACCAGAATTAGTACATGCGAGTAACTCCGCAACGACTTTATGGCATGCGGAAACGATTTTTAATGCTGTTCGCATGGGGGATTCTATGTATGGTCTCAATCCAAGTGGACAAGTTTTAGAATTGCCTTATGAACTAAAACCAGCCTTGACCTTAGAAACTGCTATTGTTCATGTTAAAATAGTTCCAGCTGGGGCTTGTATGGGATACGGAGCGACCTATCAGGCAGACAGTGAACAAGTCATTGCTACTTTGCCAATCGGTTATGCGGATGGTTGGACACGAGATATGCAGAATTTCTCAGTTCTGGTGGATGGCCAATTGTGCCCCATTGTAGGGCGTGTATCCATGGACCAAATCACCATTCGCTTACCTAAGTTTTACCCATTGGGTACTAAGGTAACTTTGATTGGCTCAAACGGTGACAAGGAGATTACTGCAACAGATGTAGCAGTCTACCGAGGAACGATTAATTATGAGGTAGTTTGTCTCCTCAGTGATCGAGTTCCGAGAGAATATCATTAAGAAACAGAAGGAAAGGAGAGGAGCATGAATTTACATCAACCCTTGCATGTCTTGCCTGGCGTGGGACCAAAATCTGCAGAGAAATATACCAAACTAGGAATTGAAAACCTGCAAGATCTCTTGCTTTACTTTCCTTTCCGTTATGAAGATTTTAAGACCAAGCAGGTGCTAGAGCTAGAAGACGGTGAGAAGGCAGTCCTGTCTGGTCAGGTGGTGACACCAGCTAGTGTTCAGTATTATGGTTTTAAGCGTAATCGCCTACGTTTTAGCCTCAAGCAGGGGGAGGTTGTTTTTGCAGTTAATTTCTTCAACCAACCCTACCTAGCTGACAAGATTGAACTAGGAGCAACCTTGGCTGTCTTTGGCAAGTGGGATCGTGCCAAGGCAAGCCTCACAGGAATGAAGGTTTTAGCCCAAGTCGAGGATGACCTCCAGCCTGTCTATCGTCTAGCACAAGGTGTCAGTCAAGCAGGACTTGTTAAGGTCATCAAGACCGCCTTTGATCAGGGGCTGGACCTCTTGATAGAGGAAAATCTCCCCCAGTCCTTGCTAGACAAATACAAACTTATGCCCCGAAGTCAGGCTGTGCGTGCCATGCATTTTCCTAAGGATTTGGCAGAATACAAACAGGCTCTTCGTCGAATCAAGTTTGAGGAGCTCTTTTATTTCCAAATGCAATTACAGACCCTCAAGTCTGAAAATAAGGTTGATGGAAGTGGTCTGGTCTTGAACTGGTCTCAGAAAAAATTAACTGCAGTAAAAGAAAAGTTACCCTTTGCTCTGACCCAAGCCCAAGAAAAAAGCCTGCAAGAAATCCTAACAGATATGAAGTCGGACCACCACATGAATCGACTCTTACAAGGGGATGTAGGAAGCGGGAAGACAGTGGTTGCAGGTCTTGCCATGTATGCTGCTGTAACGGCTGGTTACCAGGCTGCTCTCATGGTTCCGACAGAGATTCTTGCAGAGCAACATTTTGAAAGTCTAGAGAGTCTCTTTCCTGATTTGAAATTTGCTCTCCTAACAGGTTCGTTGAAAGCTGCAGAAAAACGTACGGTTTTGGAAACTATTGCCAAGGGTGATGTTGATGTAATCATCGGTACCCATGCCCTTATACAGGATGGTGTGGACTATGCCCGACTCGGCTTGATTATCATCGATGAGCAACACCGCTTTGGTGTGGGACAAAGGCGTATTTTACGTGAAAAAGGAGAAAATCCAGATGTCCTCATGATGACGGCAACTCCGATTCCACGAACCTTAGCCATCACCGCCTTTGGAGATATGGATGTTTCTATTATTGACCAGATGCCAGCAGGGCGCAAACCAATCGTAACACGCTGGATTAAACATGAGCAACTGCCCCAGGTTTTGACTTGGCTCGAGGGAGAAATTCAGAAAGGTTCTCAAGCCTATGTTATCTCTCCTTTGATTGAAGAATCTGAAGCCTTGGACCTTAAAAACGCCATTGCTTTATCAGAAGAGTTAACGGCTCATTTTGCAGGAAAAGCAAAAGTTGCCCTCTTACATGGGAAAATGAAGAGTGATGAAAAAGACCAGATTATGCAGGATTTCAAAGAGAGAAAGACAGATATCCTGGTCTCCACAACGGTTATCGAAGTCGGTGTCAATGTGCCAAATGCGACAGTCATGATTATCATGGATGCTGACCGTTTCGGACTTAGTCAACTTCATCAACTTAGAGGTCGTGTCGGTCGTGGAGACAAGCAGTCCTACGCAGTTCTAGTGGCCAATCCAAAAACTGATTCTGGGAAAGACCGCATGCGTATCATGACAGAAACGACCAACGGTTTTGTCCTTGCGGAGGAAGATTTGAAAATGCGCGGTTCGGGTGAGATTTTTGGGACCAAACAGTCAGGTCTACCAGAGTTTCATGTAGCTGATATCATCGAAGACTTCCCAATCCTTGAGGAAGCCAGAAAGGTAGCTAGCTATATCAGTTCCCTCCCTAATTGGCGAGAGGATCCAGAGTGGCACATGATTGCCTTAAATCTAGAGAAGAAAGAATATCTGGATTAAGCTTTTTCTAAGATAATGTTAAGTTTGCTTTTAGGGTGAGTATCTATACTAGAGTCATCATAAAGAAACGAGGACTCTCTCATGACTATTAAAGTAAATTACCCAAAGACATTTCAAAAAGAAATTCAACCTTCTCCTAAATACTAAGAAAAGAGCGAAATCGCTCTTTTTATTTTTTAAAACTACTTTCAGAGGGATTCTTGCAGGGGTCAGACATTAAATCCACTTTCCGTTTCCCTTTCTTTCTTGCATTGCTTCTCCATATGTGCTACAGTTATGATAACGTTTACAAAACAAAGGAGAATTCTATGAGAAATCCAGCATTAGTAGAAGAAATGAAAACATATAAAGGAAGAGATGAAGTTCCTCAGGATTTTGATGCTTTTTGGGATGGGGAGATTGATAAGGTTTCGGTCTTGCCAGATTACCAACTAGAGGAACGTGACTTTCATATTCCAAATGTTAAGTGCTATGAGTTAACCTTTAAAGGTACACGTGATGGACTTGTTTATGCACGTGTAGTCTTACCAAAATTAGATAAGAAAGTACCGGTTATTTTCCACTTCCATGGTTATATGGGACGTTGCTGGGATTGGACAGATATGCTAGCCTTTACCGTCGCTGGTTATGGGGTTGTATCGATGGATGTTCGTGGGCAATCTGGTTACTCACAAGACGGCTTACGTTCGCCTCTCGGA
The window above is part of the Streptococcus sp. Marseille-Q6470 genome. Proteins encoded here:
- a CDS encoding 3-deoxy-7-phosphoheptulonate synthase, which encodes MAFIEKGQEIDIEAIKAETRLSAETLQHKENRDQELADILSGKDDRILLVIGPCSSDNEEAVLEYARRLADLQKKVADKIFMVMRVYTAKPRTNGDGYKGLVHQPDTSKAPSLINGLQAVRQLHYRVITETGLTTADEMLYPANLVLVDDLVSYHAVGARSVEDQEHRFVASGIDAPVGMKNPTSGNLSVMFNAIYAAQNKQTFLFHGQEVETSGNPLAHVILRGAMNEYGKNEPNFYYEALLNAIGRYESMGLENPFIMIDTNHDNSGKQYMEQVRIVRQALLNRDWNEKIKKTVRGFMIESYLADGRQNQPEIFGRSITDPCLGWENTVALVEEIYTTLTK
- the acpS gene encoding holo-ACP synthase — protein: MIVGHGIDIQELASIQNAVEKREGFAQRVLTDKEMERFASLKGRRQVEYLAGRWSAKEAFSKAMGTGIGKLGFQDLEVLNNERGAPYFSKSPFSGKVWLSISHTDQFVTASVILEENHEN
- the secA gene encoding preprotein translocase subunit SecA, whose protein sequence is MANLLKTIIENDKGELRRLEKMADKVLKYEDEMAALTDEQLQAKTEEFKQRYQNGETLDQLLYEAFAVVREGAKRVLGLFPYKVQVMGGIVLHHGDVPEMRTGEGKTLTATMPVYLNALSGKGVHVVTVNEYLTERDATEMGELYSWLGLSVGINLAAKSPMEKKEAYLCDITYSTNSEIGFDYLRDNMVVRAENMVQRPLNYALVDEVDSILIDEARTPLIVSGANAVETSQLYHMADHFVKSLDKDDYIIDIQSKTIGLSDSGIDKAESFFKLENLYDIENVALTHFIDNALRANYIMILDIDYVVSEEQEILIVDQFTGRTMEGRRYSDGLHQAIEAKEGVPIQDETKTSASITYQNLFRMYKKLAGMTGTGKTEEEEFREIYNIRVIPIPTNRPIQRIDHSDLLYASLDAKFKAVVEDVKARYQKGQPVLVGTVAVETSDFLSKKLVEVGVPHEVLNAKNHYREAQIIMNAGQRGAITIATNMAGRGTDIKLGEGVRELGGLCVIGTERHESRRIDNQLRGRSGRQGDPGESQFYLSLEDDLMKRFGSERLKGVFERLNMSDEAIESRMLTRQVEAAQKRVEGNNYDTRKQVLQYDDVMREQREIIYAQRYDVITAERDLAPEIHAMIRRTIGRIVDGHARSKQDEKLEAILNFAKYNLLPEDSISLSDLESLSDQAIKDELYQRALKVYDSQVAKLRDEEAVKEFQKVLILRVVDNKWTDHIDALDQLRNAVGLRGYAQNNPVVEYQAEGFRMFNDMIGSIEFDVTRLMMKAQIHEQERPQTEHHISTTATRNIAAQQKDLPADLDLSQVKRNDLCPCGSGKKFKNCHGKRR
- a CDS encoding 3-deoxy-7-phosphoheptulonate synthase; translation: MVFSAKSPKINIDEVRSLSKLEGQVLANKLQRDQELEAIIRGEDQRILLVIGPCSSDNEEAVLEYAKRLAKLQEEVKDRVFMVMRVYTAKPRTNGDGYKGLIHQPNAKEAPSLINGIKAVRHLHYRVISETGMTTADEMLYPENLPLVDDLISYMAVGARSVEDQQHRFVASGADFATGFKNPTSGNLNVMFNGIYAAQNKQSFLFLGKEVETTGNPLSHAILRGALNEYGKNIPNYYYDNLMDTIAQYEKMGLENPFIIIDTNHDNSGKQYMEQIRIVRQTLINRDWNEKIKKYVRGFMIESYLEDGRQNEPEIFGKSITDPCLGWENTEALVREIYQRLGE